The following coding sequences lie in one Listeria ivanovii subsp. londoniensis genomic window:
- the mgtA gene encoding magnesium-translocating P-type ATPase, producing MKKQQGKMQGNKLLKESQMSKEEILEEVGVMDSGLTHVEVAIRQKEFGRNQTVEEQKVSQLRLFIRAFNDPFIYILVLLMVISYLTADMEATIIMAIMIFTSGLLGFIQSSRAERASYALKNMVKNKVNVLRDGKMTVVIQDEIVPGDVIEISVGDIIPADARVISATELLINQSALTGESIPTEKYAEDKRANPEIFERENLLFMGTDVLSGHGRAVILRTGSSTFFGSLSIAATEKRGDTSFDKGVKTISKLLFYFMLVMVPIVFLINGLMKGNWLEAFLYAVAIAVGLTPEMLPMIVSTNLAKGAINMSSKKVIMKELSAIQNIGAMDILCTDKTGTLTEDKLELVTYINSQGEKSTSVLEMAYLNSYFQTGWKNVLDHAVMTKLNEKVANGWNKIGEIPFNFDRRRLSVIVESNLETRMITKGAVEEMLAVCTHKEIDGAISPLTMNEKNELQEMCSEMNRSGIRVICVAFKSQKTDVSFTKEDEEKMIIAGFLGFRDPVKPSTKEAITNLFKNQIDVKVLTGDNEIVTKRICQEVGIPANGFILGTEVDELMDEELMDVLQKYHIFAKLTPMQKSRIIEVLKQAGHTVGFLGDGVNDAPALRKADVGISVDTAADITKDASSVILLEKSLTVLNDAVMEGRNVFGNILKYIKMTASSNFGNVFSVLIASAFIPFLPMLSLHLLLQNLLYDSSQLTLPWDKMDRSFLKKPHAWEQKGMLRFILCIGPVSSIFDIATFLIMWFVFSANTVAEQALFHSGWFVVGLLTQTLVVHMIRTEKIPFIQSRATAPVMISTLIVMSLGLIIPFTGFGHSIGFVSLPGNYFPWLVLVLVGYMATMQVVKTLYIRKFREWI from the coding sequence ATGAAAAAACAACAAGGAAAAATGCAAGGTAATAAATTGCTCAAAGAATCACAAATGAGCAAGGAAGAAATTTTAGAAGAAGTTGGTGTAATGGATTCAGGTTTAACGCACGTAGAAGTGGCGATTAGGCAGAAAGAATTTGGACGGAATCAAACGGTGGAAGAACAAAAAGTCTCCCAACTACGGCTGTTTATTCGCGCTTTTAATGATCCATTTATTTATATTTTAGTGTTATTAATGGTTATTTCGTATCTGACAGCGGATATGGAAGCGACGATAATTATGGCGATTATGATTTTCACTAGTGGCTTGCTTGGGTTTATTCAATCTAGTAGAGCAGAGCGAGCAAGTTATGCGCTAAAAAATATGGTGAAAAACAAAGTGAATGTGCTTCGGGATGGCAAAATGACTGTTGTGATACAAGATGAAATTGTCCCAGGTGATGTGATCGAAATTTCAGTGGGGGATATTATTCCAGCAGATGCACGAGTGATTTCAGCGACAGAGTTGTTGATTAATCAATCGGCACTTACTGGCGAATCAATACCTACAGAGAAATATGCCGAAGATAAACGAGCTAACCCAGAAATTTTTGAACGGGAGAATTTATTGTTTATGGGGACCGATGTGCTTAGTGGACATGGTCGCGCGGTTATTCTTCGGACCGGAAGCTCAACATTTTTCGGCTCACTTTCGATTGCTGCAACTGAAAAACGCGGAGATACAAGTTTTGATAAGGGCGTTAAAACCATTTCTAAATTACTGTTTTATTTTATGTTAGTGATGGTGCCAATTGTATTTCTGATTAATGGCTTAATGAAAGGAAACTGGCTAGAAGCGTTCCTTTATGCAGTAGCGATTGCGGTTGGGTTAACGCCAGAGATGCTACCGATGATTGTCAGCACGAACTTGGCAAAAGGCGCAATAAATATGTCATCGAAAAAAGTTATTATGAAAGAACTTAGTGCGATTCAAAACATTGGCGCGATGGATATTTTATGCACGGATAAAACAGGGACGTTAACAGAAGACAAACTTGAGCTGGTGACTTACATTAACAGTCAAGGCGAAAAATCAACAAGCGTTTTAGAAATGGCTTACTTAAATAGTTATTTCCAAACTGGTTGGAAAAATGTTTTAGACCATGCTGTTATGACCAAATTAAATGAAAAAGTCGCAAATGGCTGGAATAAAATCGGTGAAATTCCATTTAATTTTGACCGCCGTCGTTTGAGTGTTATTGTCGAAAGTAACTTAGAGACGCGGATGATTACAAAAGGCGCAGTAGAAGAAATGCTAGCTGTTTGTACGCATAAAGAGATTGATGGCGCGATTTCACCGTTAACAATGAATGAAAAGAACGAATTACAAGAGATGTGTTCTGAAATGAACCGGTCGGGGATACGAGTAATTTGTGTGGCGTTTAAATCTCAAAAAACGGACGTTAGTTTCACAAAAGAAGACGAAGAAAAAATGATTATTGCTGGTTTCCTCGGTTTTCGCGATCCCGTTAAACCATCAACAAAAGAAGCAATTACCAACCTTTTCAAAAATCAAATTGATGTTAAGGTGCTGACTGGGGATAACGAAATTGTAACGAAACGAATTTGTCAGGAAGTAGGAATTCCTGCAAATGGCTTCATACTTGGGACAGAAGTGGACGAATTAATGGATGAAGAACTAATGGACGTGCTCCAGAAGTATCATATTTTTGCAAAGTTGACGCCAATGCAAAAATCACGAATTATCGAGGTGCTTAAACAAGCTGGGCATACGGTTGGTTTTCTTGGCGATGGGGTCAATGATGCACCAGCGTTACGAAAAGCAGATGTCGGAATTTCAGTTGATACAGCGGCGGATATTACGAAAGATGCTAGTTCCGTTATTTTGTTAGAAAAAAGTCTAACTGTATTAAATGATGCGGTTATGGAAGGACGGAATGTGTTCGGAAATATTCTGAAATACATTAAAATGACGGCAAGCTCGAATTTTGGAAATGTATTTAGTGTTTTAATTGCGAGTGCTTTTATACCATTCTTACCGATGCTTTCGTTGCATTTATTACTACAGAATTTACTATACGATTCCTCCCAACTAACACTTCCTTGGGATAAAATGGATCGGTCCTTTTTGAAAAAACCGCATGCTTGGGAACAAAAAGGAATGTTGCGTTTTATTTTGTGTATCGGACCAGTTAGTTCGATATTTGATATTGCGACATTTTTGATTATGTGGTTTGTATTTAGTGCCAACACGGTAGCGGAACAAGCGCTGTTCCATAGTGGTTGGTTTGTTGTGGGGTTACTAACACAGACACTTGTAGTGCATATGATTCGGACAGAAAAGATTCCATTTATTCAAAGTCGGGCAACTGCCCCTGTGATGATTTCGACTTTGATTGTGATGTCTCTTGGTCTTATTATTCCTTTCACAGGGTTTGGACATAGTATTGGATTTGTTAGTTTGCCAGGAAATTATTTCCCGTGGTTAGTCTTGGTACTGGTCGGTTATATGGCAACCATGCAAGTTGTAAAAACGCTCTATATCCGGAAATTCCGGGAGTGGATTTAA
- a CDS encoding 1,4-beta-N-acetylmuramoylhydrolase: protein MQKTRKERILEALKNEKKKKKGKTLKTGATIAGVTAIATSITVPGIEVIVQADETATISNSDKATSSSTPATTYSIQKTALRSGATVQSFIQTIQASSTKIAADNDLYASVMIAQAILESAYGTSELGSAPNYNLFGIKGAYNGQSYTKQTLEDDGKGNYYPITAKFRKYPSYHQSLEDYAKVIRNGPSWNPNYYSKVWKSNTNSYKDATKALTGTYATDTAYATKLNNLISTYNLTQYDKAGSSAGGSNSSNSSSTTYTVVKGDSLWKIANKYKVSVANLKSWNNLKSDNIYTGQKLKVSASSSSSNSNASTPNTNNNTSNPNTSTSAKTYTVVKGDSLWKIANKYKVSVANLKSWNNLKSDNIYTGQKLKVSASSSSNSTNTSKPSTNTNNNKNSNTYKPSASTSVKTYTVVKGDSLWKIANKYKVTVANLKSWNSLKSDNIKIGQKLKVSAPSTSSNTNTSKPSSNKPNTSATKTHTVKKGDSLWSVSRQYKTTVDNIKSWNKLKGNTIYVGQKLTIK, encoded by the coding sequence ATGCAAAAAACTAGAAAAGAGCGTATTCTTGAAGCTTTAAAAAATGAAAAGAAAAAGAAAAAAGGGAAAACATTGAAAACAGGAGCAACTATTGCTGGAGTTACTGCCATTGCAACTTCTATTACTGTTCCTGGAATTGAAGTAATTGTTCAAGCAGATGAGACAGCAACTATAAGCAACTCTGACAAAGCAACTAGTTCATCCACGCCAGCTACTACTTATAGCATACAAAAAACTGCCCTACGCTCAGGCGCAACAGTCCAAAGCTTCATCCAAACTATTCAAGCTTCATCTACAAAAATTGCTGCAGATAATGATTTATATGCTTCTGTCATGATTGCTCAAGCTATTTTAGAGAGCGCATACGGAACAAGTGAACTAGGATCTGCACCAAATTACAATTTATTCGGTATTAAAGGTGCTTACAATGGGCAATCTTATACCAAACAAACATTAGAAGACGATGGGAAAGGAAATTACTATCCTATCACAGCTAAATTCAGAAAATATCCGTCCTATCATCAATCTCTAGAAGACTATGCTAAGGTTATCCGTAATGGACCAAGCTGGAATCCAAATTATTATTCCAAAGTATGGAAAAGTAATACTAATTCTTATAAAGATGCAACAAAAGCTTTAACTGGAACGTATGCCACTGATACAGCTTATGCAACCAAACTAAATAACCTTATCAGCACCTATAATCTGACTCAATATGATAAAGCTGGAAGTTCAGCAGGTGGCTCTAATAGTAGTAATTCTAGTAGCACAACTTATACCGTTGTCAAAGGCGACTCACTTTGGAAAATCGCCAACAAGTATAAGGTTTCTGTCGCTAACTTAAAATCCTGGAACAACCTTAAATCTGACAATATTTATACCGGGCAAAAGTTAAAAGTTAGCGCTTCTTCGTCTTCAAGTAATTCGAATGCTTCTACGCCTAATACAAACAATAATACTTCTAATCCTAACACAAGCACAAGCGCAAAAACTTATACGGTCGTCAAAGGCGACTCACTTTGGAAAATCGCCAACAAGTATAAGGTTTCTGTCGCTAACTTAAAATCCTGGAACAACCTTAAATCTGACAATATTTATACCGGACAAAAGTTGAAAGTTAGCGCTTCTTCGTCTTCAAATAGCACGAATACTTCTAAGCCTAGCACTAACACAAACAACAATAAGAATAGTAATACTTACAAACCCAGCGCAAGCACCAGTGTCAAAACCTACACTGTCGTGAAAGGTGACTCGCTTTGGAAAATTGCCAATAAATATAAGGTCACTGTCGCTAACCTAAAAAGTTGGAACAGCCTTAAATCCGATAACATTAAGATTGGACAAAAATTAAAAGTCAGTGCTCCATCAACTTCAAGTAATACCAACACTTCTAAACCTAGCTCAAACAAACCAAATACGTCCGCGACCAAAACTCACACTGTCAAAAAAGGTGACTCACTTTGGTCAGTATCCAGACAATACAAAACAACTGTCGACAACATCAAATCGTGGAACAAATTGAAGGGTAACACAATTTATGTTGGACAGAAGTTGACGATAAAATAA
- a CDS encoding cyclic-di-AMP receptor yields MKLIFAIVQDQDSNRLSDALTKGNFGATKLATTGGFLKAGNTTFIIGTEDERVEEALAIIKENCKAREQMMTPSASLGVTVDTYVPYPIEVQVGGATVFVMPVEGFHHF; encoded by the coding sequence TTGAAACTGATATTCGCGATTGTTCAAGACCAAGATAGCAACCGCTTGTCTGATGCACTAACAAAAGGCAATTTCGGAGCAACAAAATTAGCTACAACGGGTGGATTTTTAAAAGCCGGAAATACCACATTCATTATTGGGACAGAAGATGAACGCGTGGAAGAAGCCCTAGCAATCATTAAAGAAAACTGCAAAGCACGCGAACAAATGATGACTCCATCTGCGTCCCTTGGAGTTACTGTAGATACCTACGTTCCTTATCCAATCGAAGTTCAAGTTGGCGGGGCAACCGTATTTGTAATGCCTGTAGAGGGTTTTCATCATTTTTAA
- a CDS encoding TetR/AcrR family transcriptional regulator, translated as MITNETIMDATLCMMAKNGIKGSTTRQLAEAAGINEATIFKKFKNKDNLIHMTLEVQFESMKAEINQFFDKDFESEKLFLRQASQFISDIYEKYRDFMVISVREMGSKDMEFIDPSIVEYLYERVNEKVKEIIPSTNSTQEADAISLILNSVILLIMVEKVRDDIYKRPPTITTTADALADVLLKLLK; from the coding sequence ATGATTACAAATGAAACCATCATGGATGCAACGCTTTGTATGATGGCTAAAAATGGGATAAAAGGCTCTACAACTAGGCAACTAGCAGAAGCAGCTGGAATAAATGAAGCGACTATTTTTAAAAAATTTAAGAATAAAGATAATTTGATTCACATGACGCTTGAAGTCCAATTTGAGAGTATGAAAGCAGAAATTAATCAATTTTTTGATAAAGATTTTGAAAGCGAAAAACTATTTTTACGTCAAGCAAGTCAGTTTATTTCGGATATTTATGAAAAGTATCGGGACTTCATGGTGATTTCTGTTCGGGAAATGGGAAGCAAAGACATGGAATTTATTGATCCATCCATTGTCGAATATTTATATGAGCGAGTTAATGAAAAAGTAAAAGAAATTATCCCCAGTACAAATTCTACCCAAGAAGCTGATGCGATTTCATTAATTTTAAATAGTGTTATTTTATTAATTATGGTTGAAAAGGTTCGCGATGATATCTACAAACGCCCGCCAACGATTACAACAACTGCGGATGCATTGGCAGATGTCCTGCTGAAATTGTTGAAATAA